The window ACAAATTAAAAAAATGAATAAATTAAAGGTAACAATTAACGGCAAAGTGTATCACGTTGAGCCGGGCCAGACGGTTTTGGAAGTCGCCAAACAAAATGGGATTGATATTCCGGCTTTGTGTTGGCATCCGGATTTTCCCG is drawn from Patescibacteria group bacterium and contains these coding sequences:
- a CDS encoding 2Fe-2S iron-sulfur cluster-binding protein, whose translation is MNKLKVTINGKVYHVEPGQTVLEVAKQNGIDIPALCWHPDFP